The Sminthopsis crassicaudata isolate SCR6 chromosome 5, ASM4859323v1, whole genome shotgun sequence genome contains the following window.
ctgATGGTGGCTATCtctgggagagagaaggaaaaaagggggaaagaaatttacttgataattttgttgtatatttcaaggaaacaataaattgtatatggtagatttgcagtttcatgtgcaatcatctttttattgtatgaTATGGAAGTgcttgttttgttctgtgaatcgaaaataaaacaaattttaaatataaaaataaaaggctttactggtttttgctctttcctttcctccatcctaaATAATTtcaaggggaaagaagggaaatggtCTCTTCCAGATCacacctctctctttcttctcccactATTTAGGAGTCTGGAGTGTTTTCTCTAGGTGCACCTTATATTCTAAACCATACCCAACCTTGGTTATAACTATGACTTGTTTTATCCTATGGGTAAATTAGTCCTGTTCCACATGAATCATTTCTCTTTACTATTGTAGATAAATAcgatcaataatcaataaacatcaaTTGTTTATAAACATGGTTTATCAATTTTTCTCACAAATAACAAATACAGCTCACAGACTACAAACTAGGTAAATACTAGTTCTGAACTCAGAAAACCCTAGCTATTCCAAACCCAGTTCCTTGTTTTGATTATATTTCGTATATTTTCAGTAGTCACAGACATTCTCCATCCTCCTCCTACCTACACAAAtccatatacagacatatatcacaaagaaattttcatcataaggtattttttaaaaatcaacaaataaaaacTGCATATAGACAGAAAAACATTTAGATGCTCATCAGAGAGGAAATTAAGTCTTTAATGTCCTTGAGTTGATCTCCAAGAAGTAGCCATCCTTTGAAGCATTAAACCTTTCCATCCAACTCCATCATTGTTCTGTAGCGTGAAGGCCTAGCCTGCTTGTTTAGACTTTGTtctcaaaattcaaaaaataaaatccctgCAGGGGCTTCCTTCTGTCCTGTCCCTTAATCATTGCCAGCTTCTCCTTGTTCCCTCAGTTTGGGAGAACTCCACCCCCAACTAGATCAGTTCTGACACATGGTCGTCTCCAGGACTTTCACAATTTTCAGGACACAGAGTTGGGCTTTGAATGCCTTCCCCTCTGACTGTACAGGGATGGGTTTCCTTCAAAGCCCTCTGAAGCATTCAGATTAAACTTGCTTTTTATGCCACAATGATGGGTAGTTCTGAAAAACCCATATTCTCCAATCAATTCAGTTctattcaatacttttttttaaagtgctctgTTTTTGCAAAAGAAAGTGTAGGGAGCTGTATCTGGGGTTATGAACACAAAGGAAACCATCCCCTACCCCCCACAGGAAGTATACATTGTCCAAGTGGCTTCAACATTTACATGTATGAGTAAATACAAAGTTGTTTCAAGAACAAGACCGAATATTAACACCTTGGTGGGGAGGGGACAGAGTGGATCAAGAAAAGCCATATGAAGAAAGTGGTCCATGACCTGTTCTTggaaggaagttggagattaTTCCATAAAGGGGAATAAAGCAGGAGGTGCAATCCAGATAGGGATGCATCTTGCGTAAAAGCAGGGAGGTGGGAGGAAACTATTGTCCACAAAGAAGTGAACTGATTTATTCACAGTCTCACACTTGGTTAGCAGCAGAACCAAGCTTAGAAGGCAGCTTCTTCTGAGGCACATTCTAATGTGTTTACATTATATATGCCTCTTGATACTTGCAATGCAggtcagatgaaattaaaatcaatgGTTAGATCCCCAACTTAAGGACTTTTATACACACCCTTGGGACACTCTGGTTTATGCAATCAGCATTTAGTTTGGGCTAACTCTTCTACCTCCAAAGAAAACATCAGTCAGGGAATGTAGCCAAAAAATTGCAAATGGCCTCATGTGAAgtgaaggatggaaggaagataGTATTTAATCCGTATTAGAAGAGACTTGAAAATTGCAAACATCTGTCCTCCTTGTAAACAAAGCATCTTCCCCCTGCTTCCTTCTCCAATCCCTGAAACccatacaaatattttcttctggGTTTTCAGGACCAGTCCACTTCACAAAATATAGTCTGTGGTGGAGGAACGTGAGTGGGGTTGATGTACGGATAATCTGTCCATGTGGTCTTGGGATAAATAGCTATCTTTGCATACCCAGAAATAACTCTTGCATTTCCGAAAGATTTCAGAGAGGTGCTTCTTGAACTTTTCCCCCACAAAAGCATAAATTATAGGGTTGACACAGCAGTGGGTGAAGGAGATGACCTCCGTTATCTGGGTGGCCTGGGTGAGTTTCTGACTCAGGTCACAGCCATCCAGGATGTGCAGGTTGTGTAGGGAATTCAGGAAGAGCATCAAGTTAAAGGGaacccagaaaaggaaaaatgctaCTACTACGATGAGCACCAGCCTGATGGCCTTGATCTTGTGGTGGTTCTGACAGCCCTTCAGGTGCCTCAGGATGTTGGTGTAACAGTAAACAAGGATGCTGAGTGGAATGACAAGGCCCAGGATGTTGATTTCAAAGTAGGTGATGAGTTTCCACTCACTAGTCCTGTCTCCATAGAAGGAGTAGCATTTGAGGGTACCCTCCTCTGAAGATACCTGGTAAAACACCAGCACAGGGGCAGAGACTAAAACAGCCGCCAGCCACACCAGGAGGCTGACGGCCATGCCCTTCTTGGTTGTCCTCACCTTCAAGGCGTAGACTGCATGGACGATGGCCAGATACCGATCCATGCTCATGATGGTGATGAAAAAGATGCTGCTGAAGAAACCAATGTAATAGACCCCCGAGATGATCTTACACATGGTGTTCCCAAAGACCCACTGGTCCAGAGTGTAGTGTGtcaggaaggggaaggagaacaCGAAGAGCAGGTCAGAGATGGCCAAGTTCAGCAGGTACATGTCAGTCATGCTTCTCAGCTTCTTACAGGATACCAGCACTAGAATGACCAGGATGTTCCCCAGCAGGCCAAAGACAAAGAGGAGGCAGTAGAGCAAAGCAAGAAGCAGAGAGCTGGACTTCTGGGTGAATGCAGTGTGGCAGGGGCTAGCTGGCTCATCGGGATAATAGTCTTCTGTGGTCATGGACACATTTGGCTCCAGGGTGTAATCCATCCCTGCTCAGTCACCTGATCAGACAACACATAATCTTCTTATTAGTTTTCACAAAATACCTCTttgtcaaatatttgaagaatccCTAGTGGTAGGGTACTTAGAGTTGGGAGCTTTGGATTTGGGCCCCTACCTTAGATatttaactatgtgatcctgggtaaggcacttaacttttaaaaatctcaatttcctgatcacaaaaaaataatttgcatgaTGGCGGTTggaagaaaaatgctttgtaaactttaaaagtggtgatggtgatgatgtaAGAGTACAAGACCTAGCCAGAGGAGcagaaataagcaaaaacatCAGAAGTCCCTTCTGGTATTATTGTCTCTTTTAGGTATACAAAATCCTTAAGGAAATTTGTGTGAACTTGCCCTTAGCTCCTGTAAGAGATTGTAATCTCTCCTTTATAAGATTGTTCATGCCTAGGGCTGATCAACACCTTTTTCACCTCTTTGGTGAGTCAATCCATGGATGGCAGACAAACCCTATTCCCCCATCTATCAGGACCTCCTTTGCTGGTAATTTTCTAAGCATCCTCTTACCTGTCCCCTCACCCCATACCTACACAATAGTtatgtagaaaagagaaaatgtctTCTAAATCCTTTCATAATTCCTGGCTGATAGCCCATTTGTTCTAAGGCCAGGAAAATTAACCTTGAAGCTTTGATAAATCTCAAAATAGCACTTAGCAATACTGGAAATAAGATTTGAGTTGGTACTATGTATCATGTATTTCTACCATGCTGTCTCAGGCCccttaaaactattaaaaaaattcttcctgttaataaattgaaaaattatcaaaatacaaTTCAATCCCTATGTTTCCGAAACATCTTTAACTGACTCATATGGGAGGGAATCAGTAGAGTTTGCCGGGAACTATATCTCAAAACCACAATAGATCTTATTGGTGTTCTGTCTTTGTCTTCTCCTTTTCTATAACTGCCGTTGCTaaagtttccttctttgttattCCCCTAGAACAAGTGTTTCCCTACTTTTGAGGGCACCCTAATCACTTCTATGCAGTCTTTTCATAAGAGGAGTTTCTTAACATTCAGCAACTTGGTTTTGAAAATTTACTAATTAAATCCATTGTCTGCCACAGAAATAGCAAAATCAGGAACTTGATTACACCATACTAGTAAGAAGCAAacaaatattccaaatatttCCATGGCAGGCTTGGTTCC
Protein-coding sequences here:
- the LOC141543332 gene encoding C-C chemokine receptor type 8-like — protein: MDYTLEPNVSMTTEDYYPDEPASPCHTAFTQKSSSLLLALLYCLLFVFGLLGNILVILVLVSCKKLRSMTDMYLLNLAISDLLFVFSFPFLTHYTLDQWVFGNTMCKIISGVYYIGFFSSIFFITIMSMDRYLAIVHAVYALKVRTTKKGMAVSLLVWLAAVLVSAPVLVFYQVSSEEGTLKCYSFYGDRTSEWKLITYFEINILGLVIPLSILVYCYTNILRHLKGCQNHHKIKAIRLVLIVVVAFFLFWVPFNLMLFLNSLHNLHILDGCDLSQKLTQATQITEVISFTHCCVNPIIYAFVGEKFKKHLSEIFRKCKSYFWVCKDSYLSQDHMDRLSVHQPHSRSSTTDYIL